In Ostrea edulis chromosome 10, xbOstEdul1.1, whole genome shotgun sequence, one genomic interval encodes:
- the LOC125666731 gene encoding acetylcholine receptor subunit alpha-like: protein MEFFYLLILRKCIIASLACAYTLTDEDNLHTALLTGYNKDLRPGIDRTHPLNINASFYLFSINEFDLNIGKFTITGVFEIDWYDERLSWSPASYNQTNMTVIPQNRMWLPNLINVNPYKEIKGLGSDLVNIHILYSGLCSWYALQVSEVICDADVTKYPFDTQFCTLKFFIWGYQPHEVFLNFQTMHVILTLYSENGIWDITDSTTHKKMNMYGYEEIIVGFYLKRRTAYYVVSLLLPINAIQFLLAFVFLLPPESGERLGFSTTILLSIVVYLTIIQDKLPEASEPNVSILSYMLVACVVSGAILILFVILSLRIQSCPCDKPVPRSIVRLVKCCRRKAKCCQRKRNVIDTVEPMESKSEPVVDDEVIWIEVGKCFDVMCFLIFISQISITGIIYLSLVFS from the coding sequence atggaatttttctatttattaatACTCAGAAAATGTATCATTGCAAGCCTGGCGTGTGCATATACTTTAACAGATGAAGATAATCTACACACGGCTTTGCTGACTGGATATAACAAGGACTTACGTCCAGGAATTGACAGAACACATCCGTTGAATATAAACGcgtctttttatttattctctATCAACGAGTTTGATTTAAACATAGGAAAATTTACCATCACTGGTGTTTTTGAAATTGACTGGTACGACGAAAGGCTTTCCTGGAGTCCTGCTTCTTACAACCAGACAAATATGACTGTGATCCCACAGAACAGGATGTGGCTTCCGAATCTCATTAATGTCAATCCTTATAAAGAGATCAAAGGACTCGGCAGTGATCTGGTAAACATTCATATTCTTTATTCTGGACTCTGTTCATGGTATGCCCTCCAGGTTTCGGAGGTTATATGTGATGCTGATGTTACCAAATATCCCTTTGATACACAATTTTGCACCTTAAAATTCTTCATTTGGGGTTATCAACCGCATGAAgtatttttgaattttcaaacGATGCATGTTATCTTAACATTATATTCTGAAAACGGCATATGGGATATCACGGACTCCACAACTCACAAGAAGATGAACATGTACGGTTATGAGGAAATCATTGTTGGTTTTTATCTGAAGCGAAGAACAGCTTATTACGTTGTAAGTCTACTGTTACCGATAAACGCAATTCAGTTTCTCTTGGCTTTCGTTTTTCTTCTTCCACCGGAGTCTGGTGAAAGACTGGGATTTTCTACCACAATCCTCCTCTCTATCGTTGTCTATTTGACGATAATTCAGGACAAGCTACCCGAAGCTTCAGAACCTAATGTATCTATTCTAAGTTACATGCTTGTTGCATGCGTAGTGAGTGGAGCGATACTCATTTTATTTGTTATCCTCAGTTTGCGGATTCAAAGCTGTCCATGTGATAAACCAGTTCCTCGGTCCATTGTTCGCCTCGTCAAATGTTGTCGGAGGAAAGCGAAGTGTTGTCAGCGGAAAAGAAACGTTATAGATACAGTAGAGCCTATGGAATCCAAATCTGAGCCAGTTGTGGATGACGAAGTCATTTGGATTGAAGTTGGAAAATGCTTCGATGTGATGTgctttcttatatttatatctcAGATATCGATTACGGGTATAATTTACTTATCTTTggtattttcttaa